In the genome of Ursus arctos isolate Adak ecotype North America unplaced genomic scaffold, UrsArc2.0 scaffold_22, whole genome shotgun sequence, the window aagtgtgtgtgtgtgtgtgtgtgtggtttcctTAGATCTTATCACTAGAGAGTCGGAAAGAGTTGCTGGTATTGAAActagaagaagcagaaaaagaggCAGAACTGCACCTTACTTACCTCAAGTAAGTACCTTCCCATTCGAGAGTTTTAATGGTCTTGCAGTTTTGTGTTTTCTCAGTGGTTTGGTTTGGTTAGTTTTTTGAAACGCAAGGCAGCTAGTCTGGCACTTACTCTGTCTTCACAGGAATTTCAGGGCCACCTCTGTCTGCACAGGAGCCGTTGTTTAGTGATTTCTCTTCCCATATTttacagttttgtatttttttgattGTATTGGTTCCAACTGGATAAATAGTATCTCTTATGGTGTCAAAGCGTAACAAATATCTTTGGAGGTTTGTTTCTCATAGAGTCATTTCTCCTCTTTGCTGTGGAATCTGGAGGACCCCTGTGGCATTTCCAGGCAGACAAAAGCCCTCTCTCTGTGGTTCGTCCTCTTTCTCTAATAATTGGCTTAAAAGATGCCAGAGTTAGAGTGAAGCACACGAACCCCGGCCTCCTCCTGCACCTGGTCTGATTTCTTCTCACCAGGCCCGTTGGCCGGCCACTGTCCTGCTATCTCAGAGAGTCAGGAGCTGGCCCTGCTGTAATTCTCTGAATTCCTGTTGGTTTCTTGAAAGGTCAACCCCCCCAACACTAGAGACAGTTCGTTCCAAACAGGAGTGGGAGACAAGGCTGAATGGAGTTCGGATGATGAAAAAGAATGTTCGGGTAAGTGTTGTACTGGGTCATCTTTGAGTCAGGGTCAGTCTGTGCTTAAACCTCTGATGACCGGAAGGGACCTTGTACACCGTCACTGAGGGCCTGCTCCACCCCTGCCTTTGCTCTCCTGATACTGGATGGTGCTCTCTTTCTCGAGAGGCTTACTCAGCTTAGCAGAAAGAATAATCCactcctttctctcatttctagGACCAGTTTAACAGTCATATCCAGTTGGTGAGGAATGGAGCCAAGCTGAGCAGCCTTCCTCAAATCCCCACTCCCACTTTGCCTCCACCCCCATCAGAGGTGAGAGGGCTGGCATGGGGGAGTCTACCTTTCTGTACTGGTGGCACAGCCAAAGTCTTCTACTTGTTCCTTTTATGAAGAGATTGGTTTTATTACCggtattattattataacattattattggcatttattattattggtaTTATTTGGCCTAAGAATTGCTCACTGATTTCTGCCCCAGATTCctaaactttcattttcttcctttccctcttgtcCTCCACCTCTCCCGCTCTACAGACAGACTTCATGCTTCAGGTGTTTCAACCGaatccctctctgcctcctcgGATGCCCTTCTCCATTGGGCAGGTCACAGTGCCCATGGTTATGCCCAGCGCAGATCCCCGCTCCTTGTCTTTCCCAATCCTAAACCCTGCCCTTTCCCAGCCCAGCCAGCCTTCCCCGCCCCTTCCTGGCTCCCATGGGAGAAATAGCCCTGGCTTGGGGTCCCTCGTTGGCCCCCACGGTCCACACATGCCCCCTGCTGCCTCCATCCCGCCTCCCCCAGGCTTGGGCGGTGTTAAGGCTTCTACTGAAACTCCCCGGCCGCAACCAGTAGACAAACTGGAGAAGATCCTGGAGAAGCTACTGACTCGCTTCCCACAATGCAATAAGTAAGTATCTTTCAggactaattttaaaaaaatgtgtcagaGAAATGTCTGTGGGTTAAAATAGGGAAAGTTTCCTGGAGATTTCCCATGAGGACAGCGTagaatctctctccctcaacATGTGGCTTCTTAGGGCCCAGATGACCAACATTCTTCAGCAAATCAAGACCGCACGGACCACCATGGCAGGCCTGACCATGGAGGAGCTGATCCAGTTGGTAGCTGCCCGCCTGGCTGAACACGAGCGGGTGGCAGCCAGTACTCAGGTGAGAACTCAGACCTGCTCAGCCGTTGGGGAAGAGTCAGGGTTCAGAAGAATTGGGGGTGGCACACAGCACTGCAGCCGGGGATATCTAGCCTGTTCTTCCTTTGTTGGACTGGgaaagaaattctttctttttgttatctgctGTCGCTCAGACTCTCTCTCCTTACTCTGACGGTGTTTCTGCCCACAGCCCCTCGGTCGGATCCGGGCCTTGTTCCCTGCTCCGCTGACCCAAATCAGTACCCCAATGTTCTTGCCTTCTGCCCAAGTTTCGTATCCTGGAAGGTCTTCACATGTAAggctctttttctttgaaaactgggATGTGGAGAAGCCGGGGGTTGAGGAGGGAGCAGGTTTACAGACGGAGTGCAGGGGAAAAACCACCCTTTCATCAGCCGGGTTGTTGGCGGCCCCCGCTGAGAAAATGCAAGGATTTCCAGCAAGAATCTGTATTTGAACTTGTCTTTCTTTTGGTGTAAAATCTTTTTGCGACATGGAAATAGGAGAGAATCATGGGCACAAGAGGCAAGGAGACCCAGGGGTTCCTTACTCTTTGGCCGTGCATCCTCTGGCCTGCAGGCTCCCGCCACCTGTAAGCTGTGTCTGATGTGCCAGAAGCTCGTCCAGCCCAGTGAGCTGCATCCAATGGCGTGTACCCATGTGCTGCACAAGGAGGTGGGTGCTGCACACCTTCctttccactttcttctccaAGTTTTTCTCAAACGTGTTGCTGTGTTGATGCTCGTCATTAATATCTCAACATGAGGTTTTCAGTAAGTTGTGGCTTAAACAATCAGCAGAATTCAGAATGCTGGCAGCTAGGATCTCCCAGCTTCCTTTTACCCTGTTCTCATTAGGGGATTGGGGAAGCAGTGCATCCTAGGGCACCTTAAGTCACTTTCTTGGAACACTGACAATAAGACATATGTGTCTGACCCTTGTTTCAAATATAGCATTGTCAGGAGACTTTGCCTAGACAAGAAGAACGGAATAGGGAACCCGAATATGAGATTAATAAATCCATTAACAGAATAGCTTGGAGGTCTGCCCGTTAGGGATTATCTTCACAAACTGACAGGTTATTCCTATCTTGGATTATGTTACCAGGCAGAGTTAAGTCTCTCAGAAGCAGAGATGATTCCTtctttactattttgttttgttcattttcattttccaagagGTAGAAACTGAATTTACGTCTAAATTCTTAGTAAGGGAAAATCCTGAATCAGATTTGAGGGTGGTGGGTATTTTGAGATGGGAGGGCATCTCAGCCTAAACGGATCGTGAGAAGGGGAAGGCCGCCCCACGTATCCAACACAAAGCAGTTTCACACCATTCTTAGCTGACTGTTAATGCTCCCTGTGAAAAGAACAGGTTCCCCTGCTCGGAAGATTCTTTTGGGGGTAAGAGCCAATGAAATAGCCCATCTGGTCCCCGTGGGAAGAGGCCTTCTGACTTAGTATGCGTTCCTCAGACCTAGTGAACCTCAGTGGCAcgctctcccctccttccctccatctttcCAGATAAACCTGAGatatgtctttcttcctttccagtgtaTCAAATTCTGGGCCCAGACCAACACAAATGACACTTGTCCCTTTTGTCCAACTCTTAAATGACGGATCTgactggggaggaagaagaggagaaactgATGTGAACAGGAAGCGCGGGTTCAAGATTTCTAAAACTCTATATTTATACAGTGACCTATACTCATGCcatgtacatttttattatataggTAATGTGTGTATAGAAAGTCTGTATCCAAATGTTCGTAAATGAAAGTATGTATATTATGCAGAAATGGTCTCTCCCCTTCACCTTGCAGTTCCTTCGGGGGATGCAGTTTGTAGGTAAGATGATGTTTAGTTTGCCCTTGAAATTATGATATTCTCGCCTAGGGCTGTTCAAGTACAATATAAGAACCATCTAGGAAGCTGCTCTTGCTCTCAGGCCGTCCTGCTTTGATTTGGCTCAGCCTCTAGCTCATTTTCTTAAGGCTCATGTATGCAGATTTGAACCCTGGTGCTCACCCGCTGTCCAGCCAGATGCCTTGCTTACCGAAAGCCTACGGAAGCCTCAGTGTTGTTCTAGCCACTCGACTCCAAACGGATAAAATGAGACtgattgaggaaaaaaaaatgtaaccctACTAGTTTGAATTTTCATTGAATATTTTACTGTGTTAACGCTCATTATTTGCACATAGACATTAGATTTACAGAAGATTCTGTTTTACATCAGCAAAATTCACAGTCCAAGAATAACAACATAACTGGGTCCCATTTCCCCCATGCCCCCTGAAAACTTCTGTCCATCTGACTTCCTGGATGGTCCTCTCTTTAGAGCCCACAGATCTTTCCTGGGCCAAGCCGTCCCTTGCTGCCACTGACTTGGCTTCCGATTGAGCTCTGACAGACCAGCCTTGTGAAGGCCTCACGTCTTCCCCTTCACTTGTGGTCTCCTGGTCAGCTagtccccctccccactgaagGTTAAGGCAGTTGGTTCACAACCAAGTTGTTTGGTGACCTTGGGTGAGCTCCAGGCAGGCACTGGGGTGAGGAGATGTCTGTGCAAAATTATTTGCAGAATGATCTTGGGATGCcggattttaatttttgaagcaaGAAAATTATGGGGGACAGGTTTCCTGTCCTGGGAAAAATGGAGGCCAAATTGAGATGAAGGGGGCTTGGATTTCAAGTTTAGCAGTTATTTGTTCTATAGATAGCTCTCTAGAACGAGACCCCTTTCCCACCTCTGCTTACTGAGCACTGCTGGTG includes:
- the RNF214 gene encoding RING finger protein 214 isoform X2, whose protein sequence is MLGGYRGVRGSSAVPALAARGRRRGRRGAAEAAPLPAEPRPLRSRRRKWEVPRAGRRSTPPPEARPPPPPAPPAQSMMAAASEVAGVSNAPNPAESSSSLCASKSDEGLPDGLSPKDPAQKHKNSPLSSTDFKTADSEVNTDQDIEKNLDKMMTERTLLKERYQEVLDKQRQVENQLQVQLKQLQQRREEEMKNHQEILKAIQDVTIKREETKKKIEKEKKEFLQKEQDLKAEIEKLCEKGRREVWEMELDRLKNQDGEINRNIMEETERAWKAEILSLESRKELLVLKLEEAEKEAELHLTYLKSTPPTLETVRSKQEWETRLNGVRMMKKNVRDQFNSHIQLVRNGAKLSSLPQIPTPTLPPPPSETDFMLQVFQPNPSLPPRMPFSIGQVTVPMVMPSADPRSLSFPILNPALSQPSQPSPPLPGSHGRNSPGLGSLVGPHGPHMPPAASIPPPPGLGGVKASTETPRPQPVDKLEKILEKLLTRFPQCNKAQMTNILQQIKTARTTMAGLTMEELIQLVAARLAEHERVAASTQPLGRIRALFPAPLTQISTPMFLPSAQVSYPGRSSHAPATCKLCLMCQKLVQPSELHPMACTHVLHKECIKFWAQTNTNDTCPFCPTLK
- the RNF214 gene encoding RING finger protein 214 isoform X3; this encodes MMAAASEVAGVSNAPNPAESSSSLCASKSDEGLPDGLSPKDPAQKHKNSPLSSTDFKTADSEVNTDQDIEKNLDKMMTERTLLKERYQEVLDKQRQVENQLQVQLKQLQQRREEEMKNHQEILKAIQDVTIKREETKKKIEKEKKEFLQKEQDLKAEIEKLCEKGRREVWEMELDRLKNQDGEINRNIMEETERAWKAEILSLESRKELLVLKLEEAEKEAELHLTYLKSTPPTLETVRSKQEWETRLNGVRMMKKNVRDQFNSHIQLVRNGAKLSSLPQIPTPTLPPPPSETDFMLQVFQPNPSLPPRMPFSIGQVTVPMVMPSADPRSLSFPILNPALSQPSQPSPPLPGSHGRNSPGLGSLVGPHGPHMPPAASIPPPPGLGGVKASTETPRPQPVDKLEKILEKLLTRFPQCNKAQMTNILQQIKTARTTMAGLTMEELIQLVAARLAEHERVAASTQPLGRIRALFPAPLTQISTPMFLPSAQVSYPGRSSHAPATCKLCLMCQKLVQPSELHPMACTHVLHKECIKFWAQTNTNDTCPFCPTLK